From the genome of Capsicum annuum cultivar UCD-10X-F1 chromosome 4, UCD10Xv1.1, whole genome shotgun sequence:
CGGATCTAATAACGGTGAAGATGACGACGATGATGACTGGAATGTTGAAACTCAGGCGGATACCAGTTCGCCAGATGAAGACCGTAAATCGCAAAATGTTGATGCTCTTGTGAGGTATCGTGAATTAGTCTATACTTGGAAGTACCTAGTATGTAAGTAGTAGTTTGATGAATTTTCAATGTCTCATACTCGTACTGTATATGTTGGGAGAATTTTGGTTAAATTAGGTTTCACGATTGTCCATATGCTATTGTNNNNNNNNNNNNNNNNNNNNNNNNNNNNNNNNNNNNNNNNNNNNNNNNNNNNNNNNNNNNNNNNNNNNNNNNNNNNNNNNNNNNNNNNNNNNNNNNNNNNNNNNNNNNNNNNNNNNNNNNNNNNNNNNNNNNNNNNNNNNNNNNNNNNNNNNNNNNNNNNNNNNNNNNNNNNNNNNNNNNNNNNNNNNNNNNNNNNNNNNNNNNNNNNNNNNNNNNNNNNNNNNNNNNNNNNNNNNNNNNNNNNNNNNNNNNNNNNNNNNNNNNNNNNNNNNNNNNNNNNNNNNNNNNNNNNNNNNNNNNNNNNNNNNNNNNNNNNNNNNNNNNNNNNNNNNNNNNNNNNNNNNNNNNNNNNNNNNNNNNNNNNNNNNNNNNNNNNNNNNNNNNNNNNNNNNNNNNNNNNNNNNNNNNNNNNNNNNNNNNNNNNNNNNNNNNNNNNNNNNNNNNNNNNNNNNNNNNNNNNNNNNNNNNNNNNNNNNNNNNNNNNNNNNNNNNNNNNNNNNNNNNNNNNNNNNNNNNNNNNNNNNNNNNNNNNNNNNNNNNNNNNNNNNNNNNNNNNNNNNNNNNNNNNNNNNNNNNNNNNNNNNNNNNNNNNNNNNNNNNNNNNNNNNNNNNNNNNNNNNNNNNNNNNNNNNNNNNNNNNNNNNNNNNNNNNNNNNNNNNNNNNNNNNNNNNNNNNNNNNNNNNNNNNNNNNNNNNNNNNNNNNNNNNNNNNNNNNNNNNNNNNNNNNNNNNNNNNNNNNNNNNNNNNNNNNNNNNNNNNNNNNNNNNNNNNNNNNNNNNNNNNNNNNNNNNNNNNNNNNNNNNNNNNNNNNNNNNNNNNNNNNNNNNNNNNNNNNNNNNNNNNNNNNNNNNNNNNNNNNNNNNNNNNNNNNNNNNNNNNNNNNNNNNNNNNNNNNNNNNNNNNNNNNNNNNNNNNNNNNNNNNNNNNNNNNNNNNNNNNNNNNNNNNNNNNNNNNNNNNNNNNNNNNNNNNNNNNNNNNNNNNNNNNNNNNNNNNNNNNNNNNNNNNNNNNNNNNNNNNNNNNNNNNNNNNNNNNNNNNNNNNNNNNNNNNNNNNNNNNNNNNNNNNNNNNNNNNNNNNNNNNNNNNNNNNNNNNNNNNNNNNNNNNNNNNNNNNNNNNNNNNNNNNNNNNNNNNNNNNNNNNNNNNNNNNNNNNNNNNNNNNNNNNNNNNNNNNNNNNNNNNNNNNNNNNNNNNNNNNNNNNNNNNNNNNNNNNNNNNNNNNNNNNNNNNNNNNNNNNNNNNNNNNNNNNNNNNNNNNNNNNNNNNNNNNNNNNNNNNNNNNNNNNNNNNNNNNNNNNNNNNNNNNNNNNNNNNNNNNNNNNNNNNNNNNNNNNNNNNNNNNNNNNNNNNNNNNNNNNNNNNNNNNNNNNNNNNNNNNNNNNNNNNNNNNNNNNNNNNNNNNNNNNNNNNNNNNNNNNNNNNNNNNNNNNNNNNNNNNNNNNNNNNNNNNNNNNNNNNNNNNNNNNNNNNNNNNNNNNNNNNNNNNNNNNNNNNNNNNNNNNNNNNNNNNNNNNNNNNNNNNNNNNNNNNNNNNNNNNNNNNNNNNNNNNNNNNNNNNNNNNNNNNNNNNNNNNNNNNNNNNNNNNNNNNNNNNNNNNNNNNNNNNNNNNNNNNNNNNNNNNNNNNNNNNNNNNNNNNNNNNNNNNNNNNNNNNNNNNNNNNNNNNNNNNNNNNNNNNNNNNNNNNNNNNNNNNNNNNNNNNNNNNNNNNNNNNNNNNNNNNNNNNNNNNNNNNNNNNNNNNNNNNNNNNNNNNNNNNNNNNNNNNNNNNNNNNNNNNNNNNNNNNNNNNNNNNNNNNNNNNNNNNNNNNNNNNNNNNNNNNNNNNNNNNNNNNNNNNNNNNNNNNNNNNNNNNNNNNNNNNNNNNNNNNNNNNNNNNNNNNNNNNNNNNNNNNNNNNNNNNNNNNNNNNNNNNNNNNNNNNNNNNNNNNNNNNNNNNNNNNNNNNNNNNNNNNNNNNNNNNNNNNNNNNNNNNNNNNNNNNNNNNNNNNNNNNNNNNNNNNNNNNNNNNNNNNNNNNNNNNNNNNNNNNNNNNNNNNNNNNNNNNNNNNNNNNNNNNNNNNNNNNNNNNNNNNNNNNNNNNNNNNNNNNNNNNNNNNNNNNNNNNNNNNNNNNNNNNNNNNNNNNNNNNNNNNNNNNNNNNNNNNNNNNNNNNNNNNNNNNNNNNNNNNNNNNNNNNNNNNNNNNNNNNNNNNNNNNNNNNNNNNNNNNNNNNNNNNNNNNNNNNNNNNNNNNNNNNNNNNNNNNNNNNNNNNNNNNNNNNNNNNNNNNNNNNNNNNNNNNNNNNNNNNNNNNNNNNNNNNNNNNNNNNNNNNNNNNNNNNNNNNNNNNNNNNNNNNNNNNNNNNNNNNNNNNNNNNNNNNNNNNNNNNNNNNNNNNNNNNNNNNNNNNNNNNNNNNNNNNNNNNNNNNNNNNNNNNNNNNNNNNNNNNNNNNNNNNNNNNNNNNNNNNNNNNNNNNNNNNNNNNNNNNNNNNNNNNNNNNNNNNNNNNNNNNNNNNNNNNNNNNNNNNNNNNNNNNNNNNNNNNNNNNNNNNNNNNNNNNNNNNNNNNNNNNNNNNNNNNNNNNNNNNNNNNNNNNNNNNNNNNNNNNNNNNNNNNNNNNNNNNNNNNNNNNNNNNNNNNNNNNNNNNNNNNNNNNNNNNNNNNNNNNNNNNNNNNNNNNNNNNNNNNNNNNNNNNNNNNNNNNNNNNNNNNNNNNNNNNNNNNNNNNNNNNNNNNNNNNNNNNNNNNNNNNNNNNNNNNNNNNNNNNNNNNNNNNNNNNNNNNNNNNNNNNNNNNNNNNNNNNNNNNNNNNNNNNNNNNNNNNNNNNNNNNNNNNNNNNNNNNNNNNNNNNNNNNNNNNNNNNNNNNNNNNNNNNNNNNNNNNNNNNNNNNNNNNNNNNNNNNNNNNNNNNNNNNNNNNNNNNNNNNNNNNNNNNNNNNNNNNNNNNNNNNNNNNNNNNNNNNNNNNNNNNNNNNNNNNNNNNNNNNNNNNNNNNNNNNNNNNNNNNNNNNNNNNGTGATGCCAGATGACAACACCGAGTTCAACACTCAGGGTCATCAGCCTGATCAAGAGGATATTGGGGGATTTGCAGGTGTAGCTGGTTGCTTGGATACATTCCAAAGCTCTGAGAAACAGGTTGGTATTTATTTGTATAGTCCAAGTATCAGTTCTGTAATTTGGTTCTCATACAACAAACATCCTTCTCCAGATAGGAGCTCCCAAGGAAGAGGACTTAGCCAGTTGGGGTCATCATTTTTCTCCCAAATCAGTACCAGATGTAATTTTCCAGGCTGCATCAGGAGATGAGGTGAGCAGAGGGTTCAAATAACGATTGCATTGAACTCAGACTAAACCCCTCTCCTGTCATGTCCCCGAGCAACAAGAAAGTAAATGATACTGTGATGTTACATAATGACGCCAAAAAAGTAAATGATAATCACGTGTCATACTCCAAAAATTGAAAACCAGTTATGACCAGCGGAAGTTATATGGCAGATTTGGTATTCTGTGACAGTTTATTGTATGATACTATGATGTTACGTAATGAcgccaaaagaaaaaaaagaaaaacctaagCCTCTATGTCCCTCGGGGTCCTGTTTGCTGTTTCATTATATTAAATTGGAAtactcatttttttttgtaatatttgcaGGTTTCGTTTGTTTTCACTTGTCAAGTGGATGGCAAGCTCGTTCCTGTTGAATCAACTATAAAGCTAACACGAGAGGTGGGAAATAGAGATTCGCCTCATTTCAAAGAAATACTTATGAGAAAGTCCACATTTTCATCTCCACGTCAAGCACCATCACCGAAGACGTCATCAAGCAAGCCATCTAGTGAGAAAGAGAACTCATGTTCGAAACTGGATTTGATATTGCAAGCTCAATCACTGTCAGCACCAACTCCGAATGGAGCTTCTACAAATATATTACCTGCAAATTTTAAACCTCTGCAAAAGCCAAGAAGCAAGTCAAATAGACCTTTAGAGGATACTAAAACATACGAGAAGCGCAAACTCTCTTCGGAGAATCGTTTACCCAAAAAGAGATTTTCTCCTGATTACATATCTGATGATTATTTTGCCTAGATCTTGGTTCAGCTAATTTTTTTCAATGCCAACTCAAATCTCCTTAAaacaatttcaaattttagatatgaGATATTTGAGTGTTTTGATATACTAGTTTAGTGCATGTGCTTTACACGTGTATTTTTCGTAagtcaataaaattatatatataaaaataaaattactaaaaaatagcaattgac
Proteins encoded in this window:
- the LOC107867763 gene encoding protein CHROMATIN REMODELING 25-like (The sequence of the model RefSeq protein was modified relative to this genomic sequence to represent the inferred CDS: added 645 bases not found in genome assembly) — translated: MFSGRCCSWTGGAGLWVELSGKMNVLARLLAQLHQKTDDRIVLVSNYTQTLDLFSQLCRERRYPFLRLDGTTSISKRQKLVNRFNDPTKDEFAFLLSSKAGGCGLNLIGGNRLVLFDPDWNPANDKQAAARVWRDGQKKRVYIYRFLSTGTIEEKVYQRQMSKEGLQKVIQQEQTDSDIQGNFLSAEDLRDLFTFHDSRSAIHDKMSCNRCHPDAVMPDDNTEFNTQGHQPDQEDIGGFAGVAGCLDTFQSSEKQIGAPKEEDLASWGHHFSPKSVPDVIFQAASGDEVSFVFTCQVDGKLVPVESTIKLTREVGNRDSPHFKEILMRKSTFSSPRQAPSPKTSSSKPSSEKENSCSKLDLILQAQSLSAPTPNGASTNILPANFKPLQKPRSKSNRPLEDTKTYEKRKLSSENRLPKKRFSPDYISDDYFA